One genomic segment of Methylorubrum populi includes these proteins:
- the greA gene encoding transcription elongation factor GreA, which yields MSRAFVREPEGGEAFEDLPDRPISAHPNYVTPEGLARIEAEVMRLDAELSGLAPQDKAGHARIARDLRYWSARKNSAETVEAFEGDTVRFGATVTVLREDDTRQTFRIVGEDEADPAAGSISYVAPLARALTGKGVGDTVTVNDHAFEIAAIR from the coding sequence ATGAGCAGAGCATTCGTCCGTGAGCCCGAGGGTGGCGAGGCCTTCGAGGACCTGCCCGACCGTCCGATTTCCGCCCACCCCAACTACGTGACGCCGGAGGGACTCGCGCGGATCGAGGCCGAGGTGATGCGCCTGGACGCGGAACTGTCCGGTCTCGCGCCGCAGGACAAGGCCGGCCATGCCCGCATCGCGCGCGACCTGCGCTACTGGAGCGCGCGGAAGAACTCGGCGGAGACCGTCGAGGCGTTCGAGGGCGACACCGTGCGCTTCGGCGCGACCGTGACCGTGCTGCGCGAGGACGACACCCGGCAGACCTTCCGCATCGTCGGCGAGGACGAGGCCGACCCGGCCGCCGGCTCGATCTCCTACGTCGCGCCGCTGGCCCGCGCGCTGACCGGCAAGGGCGTCGGCGACACCGTCACCGTGAACGACCACGCGTTCGAGATCGCCGCGATCCGCTGA
- a CDS encoding ribose-phosphate pyrophosphokinase, with product MTSSIKIIAGNASRPLAEAIAAYLELPLASCMVRRFADMEIFVELQENVRGEDVFIVQSTSFPANDHLMELLIMIDAARRSSARRITAVIPYFGYARQDRRTSGRTPISAKLVANLITEAGADRVLTLDLHAGQIQGFFDIPTDNLFAAPVMVRDIKERLAPGERMVVSPDVGGVVRARALAKRIDASLAIVDKRRERAGESEVMNIIGDVAGQSCILVDDIVDSGGTLVNAAEALLNAGARDVSAYITHGVLSGGAVSRIAASRMKELVITDSILPTQAVKLARNIRVISIAPLLGEAIGRTATESSVSSLFT from the coding sequence ATGACGTCGTCCATCAAGATCATCGCGGGCAACGCGAGCCGTCCGCTCGCGGAAGCGATCGCCGCCTACCTCGAACTTCCGCTCGCGAGCTGCATGGTCCGGCGCTTCGCCGACATGGAGATCTTCGTCGAACTGCAGGAGAACGTGCGCGGCGAGGACGTGTTCATCGTCCAGTCGACCTCGTTCCCGGCCAACGACCACCTGATGGAACTGCTGATCATGATCGACGCCGCGCGCCGGTCGTCGGCGCGGCGCATCACGGCGGTGATCCCCTATTTCGGCTACGCCCGGCAGGACCGGCGCACCTCGGGCCGCACGCCGATCTCGGCCAAGCTCGTGGCCAACCTCATCACCGAGGCCGGCGCCGACCGGGTGCTGACCCTCGACCTCCACGCCGGCCAGATCCAGGGCTTCTTCGACATCCCCACCGACAACCTGTTCGCCGCCCCCGTGATGGTGCGCGACATCAAGGAGCGCCTGGCGCCGGGCGAGCGCATGGTGGTCTCGCCGGATGTCGGCGGCGTGGTGCGCGCTCGCGCCTTGGCCAAGCGCATCGACGCCTCGCTGGCCATCGTCGACAAGCGCCGCGAGCGGGCGGGCGAGTCGGAGGTGATGAACATCATCGGCGACGTGGCGGGCCAGTCCTGCATCCTCGTCGACGACATCGTCGATTCCGGCGGCACGCTGGTGAACGCGGCCGAGGCGCTGCTCAACGCGGGCGCCAGGGACGTCTCCGCCTACATCACCCACGGGGTGCTGTCGGGCGGCGCGGTCTCCCGCATCGCCGCCTCGCGGATGAAGGAACTGGTCATCACCGACTCGATCCTGCCGACGCAGGCCGTGAAGCTCGCCCGCAACATCCGCGTGATCTCGATCGCGCCGCTGCTCGGCGAGGCGATCGGGCGCACGGCCACGGAATCGAGCGTGTCGAGCCTGTTCACCTGA
- a CDS encoding DUF4170 domain-containing protein, giving the protein MTTTIDSDQKLHLVFGGELEDVSGVRFRDVKALDIVGVFPDYASAQTAWRSKAQATVDNAQTRYFIVHLHRLLEP; this is encoded by the coding sequence GTGACCACGACGATCGACTCGGACCAGAAGCTCCACCTCGTGTTCGGCGGCGAACTCGAGGATGTCTCGGGGGTGCGCTTCCGCGACGTGAAGGCTCTCGACATCGTCGGCGTGTTTCCCGACTACGCCTCCGCCCAGACCGCATGGCGCTCCAAGGCGCAGGCCACCGTCGACAACGCCCAGACCCGCTACTTCATCGTCCACCTGCACCGCCTGCTCGAACCGTGA
- the xseA gene encoding exodeoxyribonuclease VII large subunit — MPLVPPPRPATSAAAVPPPGEPAPAALLQANAPEWSVGDLAAALRRTLEDAFGHVRLRGEISGYRGPHGSGHAYFSLKDGTAKIDAVVWKGVLGRLRQKPKEGLEVVATGKITTFAGKSSYQIVVDSMEPAGIGAWMALLEERKRQLAAEGLFEASRKRPIPFLPRVIGVVTSPTGAVIRDILHRLEDRFPRPVLVWPVRVQGEGAAEEIAAAIRGFNALPKIPAGPRSASVQRAEGGPLPRPDVLIVARGGGSIEDLWAFNEEAVVRAAAESEIPLISAVGHETDTTLIDFASDRRAPTPTGAAEMAVPVRAELAAQIHDLGARQAGTMLRRIERERADFRALVRAIPGADAFLAAKRQRLDLADARLRPALAANARDSRERLNRLADRLTRRSPAIALAEARARLVGIDHRPRAAITRIIERRRDRLGAQAGLLGALSYKAVLARGYALVRDADGLPVRSAEAAARSARLRLQFADGAVFSRPEAAADAPTDVPPSPSRPKRPSRRAAPEPAPKAAETAPEAAARQGSLF, encoded by the coding sequence ATGCCGCTCGTGCCCCCGCCACGTCCTGCGACCTCTGCCGCCGCCGTGCCGCCGCCGGGGGAGCCGGCGCCCGCGGCGCTGCTCCAGGCCAACGCCCCCGAATGGTCGGTCGGCGACCTCGCCGCCGCCCTCAGGCGCACCCTGGAGGACGCCTTCGGGCATGTGCGGCTGCGCGGCGAGATCTCCGGCTATCGCGGACCGCACGGCTCGGGCCACGCCTATTTCTCGCTCAAGGACGGCACGGCCAAGATCGACGCGGTGGTGTGGAAGGGCGTGCTCGGGCGCCTGCGCCAGAAGCCGAAGGAGGGGCTGGAGGTCGTCGCCACCGGCAAGATCACGACGTTCGCCGGCAAGTCCTCGTACCAGATCGTCGTCGATTCGATGGAGCCCGCCGGCATCGGCGCCTGGATGGCGCTGCTGGAGGAGCGCAAGCGCCAGCTCGCGGCCGAAGGGCTGTTCGAGGCGAGCCGAAAGCGGCCGATCCCGTTCCTGCCGCGGGTGATCGGCGTCGTCACCTCGCCCACCGGCGCGGTGATCCGCGACATCCTCCACCGGCTGGAGGACCGCTTCCCCCGCCCCGTGCTGGTCTGGCCGGTGCGGGTGCAGGGGGAGGGGGCGGCAGAAGAAATCGCCGCGGCGATCCGGGGCTTCAACGCCCTCCCGAAGATCCCGGCCGGCCCCCGGTCGGCATCGGTGCAACGCGCAGAAGGCGGGCCCCTCCCGCGCCCGGACGTGCTGATCGTCGCCCGCGGCGGCGGCTCGATCGAGGATCTCTGGGCCTTCAACGAGGAGGCGGTGGTGCGCGCCGCCGCCGAATCCGAGATCCCGCTGATCTCCGCCGTCGGCCACGAGACCGACACGACGCTGATCGACTTCGCCTCGGACCGGCGCGCGCCGACGCCGACGGGCGCGGCCGAGATGGCGGTGCCGGTGCGCGCGGAACTGGCGGCCCAGATCCACGACCTCGGCGCCCGGCAGGCGGGCACGATGCTGCGGCGGATCGAGCGCGAGCGCGCGGATTTCCGGGCGCTGGTGCGGGCGATTCCCGGCGCCGACGCCTTCCTCGCGGCCAAGCGGCAGCGCCTCGACCTCGCCGACGCGCGGTTGCGGCCGGCGCTCGCCGCCAACGCCCGCGATTCCCGCGAGCGCCTGAACCGCCTCGCCGACCGGCTGACCCGGCGCTCGCCGGCCATCGCGCTGGCCGAGGCGCGGGCCCGGCTCGTCGGCATCGACCACCGCCCGCGCGCGGCGATCACCCGCATCATCGAGCGCCGCCGCGACCGGCTCGGGGCGCAGGCGGGCCTGCTCGGGGCGCTGAGCTACAAGGCCGTGCTCGCCCGCGGTTATGCCCTGGTGCGCGATGCCGACGGCCTGCCGGTGCGCTCGGCCGAGGCCGCCGCGAGATCCGCCCGGCTCCGACTCCAGTTCGCCGACGGCGCGGTCTTTTCGCGCCCCGAGGCTGCGGCCGACGCCCCGACAGATGTCCCGCCTTCCCCGTCACGCCCGAAGCGTCCCTCCCGCCGGGCCGCGCCCGAGCCGGCACCGAAGGCCGCGGAAACGGCACCGGAGGCCGCCGCGCGGCAAGGTTCGCTGTTCTGA
- the purD gene encoding phosphoribosylamine--glycine ligase, translating to MTEPLSILLIGSGGREHALAWAIAKSPLCARLFVAPGNPGTARHGENRPDLPVSDHAAVAAFCTSEKVGLVVVGPEAPLVAGLVDDLQAAGIPAFGPTRAAAQLEGSKGFTKDLCAEHDIPTAAFARFTEPEPALAYLRTRGAPIVVKADGLAAGKGVTVAETLPEAEAAVRAILDGSAGGALVIEECLFGEEASFFALCDGTRAIPIGTAQDHKRVHDGDRGPNTGGMGAYSPASIVTPDIADAVMARIIAPTLAGMAARGTPFAGILYAGLMLTDEGPKLIEYNARFGDPEAQVLMPRLSGDLVPALLAAARGDLSGVAIGFEDARAALTVVMAAPGYPGAVTRGSEIRGTDAAEDGGAMVFHAGTRRDGDRLLADGGRVLAVTALGGSVREARARAYAAVKRIDWPEGFFRSDIGGREVAREAASGGD from the coding sequence ATGACCGAGCCCCTCTCCATCCTGCTCATCGGTTCCGGCGGGCGCGAGCACGCCCTGGCCTGGGCCATCGCCAAGTCGCCCCTCTGCGCGCGGCTGTTCGTCGCCCCGGGCAATCCCGGCACGGCCCGGCACGGCGAGAACCGGCCGGATCTCCCCGTTTCCGATCACGCGGCCGTCGCCGCCTTCTGCACATCCGAAAAAGTCGGGCTGGTGGTGGTGGGGCCGGAGGCGCCGCTGGTCGCCGGGCTCGTCGACGACCTGCAGGCCGCCGGCATCCCCGCCTTCGGGCCGACGCGGGCGGCGGCGCAGCTCGAAGGCTCGAAGGGCTTCACCAAGGATCTGTGCGCCGAGCACGACATCCCCACCGCCGCCTTCGCCCGCTTCACCGAACCGGAGCCGGCGCTGGCCTACCTGCGCACGCGGGGTGCGCCGATCGTGGTCAAGGCCGACGGGCTCGCCGCCGGCAAGGGCGTGACGGTGGCCGAGACCTTGCCCGAGGCCGAGGCCGCGGTGCGGGCGATCCTCGACGGCAGCGCCGGCGGGGCCCTCGTCATCGAGGAATGCCTGTTCGGCGAGGAGGCGAGCTTCTTCGCGCTCTGCGACGGCACCCGGGCGATCCCGATCGGCACGGCCCAGGACCACAAGCGCGTCCACGACGGCGACCGCGGCCCCAATACCGGGGGCATGGGCGCCTACTCGCCGGCTTCCATCGTTACCCCGGACATCGCCGACGCGGTGATGGCCCGGATCATCGCGCCGACGCTCGCGGGCATGGCGGCCAGGGGAACGCCGTTCGCCGGCATCCTCTATGCCGGGCTGATGCTGACGGACGAGGGCCCGAAGCTGATCGAGTACAACGCCCGCTTCGGCGATCCCGAGGCGCAGGTGCTGATGCCGCGCCTGTCAGGCGATCTCGTGCCGGCCCTGCTGGCGGCGGCCCGGGGCGACCTGTCCGGTGTCGCGATCGGCTTCGAGGACGCGCGCGCCGCGCTCACCGTGGTGATGGCGGCGCCGGGCTATCCCGGCGCGGTCACCCGCGGCAGCGAGATCCGCGGGACCGATGCGGCGGAGGATGGGGGCGCCATGGTGTTCCACGCCGGCACCCGCCGGGACGGCGACCGGCTGCTCGCCGATGGCGGCCGGGTTCTCGCCGTCACGGCGCTGGGGGGAAGCGTGCGGGAGGCGCGGGCGCGCGCCTACGCGGCGGTGAAGCGGATCGACTGGCCGGAAGGGTTTTTCCGCAGCGACATCGGCGGCCGGGAGGTCGCGCGGGAGGCGGCCTCCGGGGGCGATTGA
- a CDS encoding nucleoside deaminase, with protein MPGFLDLAFAAAREAAALGEVPVGAVVVRGGAVLAVAGNRPRALHDPTAHAEILAIRAACAALRDERLTACDLYVTLEPCPMCAGAIAFARIRRLYYAASDPKGGGVEHGPRVFNQPTCHHVPEVYSGFRAREAADMLRVFFSGRRATVR; from the coding sequence ATGCCCGGTTTCCTCGACCTCGCCTTCGCCGCCGCCCGTGAGGCCGCGGCGCTCGGCGAGGTGCCGGTCGGCGCGGTGGTGGTGCGCGGGGGCGCGGTTCTGGCGGTGGCCGGCAACCGGCCCCGCGCGCTTCACGATCCCACGGCCCATGCCGAGATCCTGGCGATCCGCGCCGCCTGCGCCGCGCTTCGGGACGAGCGGCTGACGGCGTGCGACCTCTACGTGACGCTGGAGCCCTGCCCGATGTGCGCGGGCGCGATCGCCTTCGCCCGCATCCGCCGGCTCTACTACGCCGCCTCCGACCCGAAGGGCGGCGGCGTCGAGCACGGTCCCCGGGTGTTCAACCAGCCGACCTGCCACCACGTGCCGGAAGTCTATTCGGGGTTTCGCGCCCGGGAGGCGGCGGACATGTTGCGGGTGTTCTTTTCCGGGCGGCGTGCAACCGTGCGGTGA
- a CDS encoding methyl-accepting chemotaxis protein, which translates to MRLTLKVTLVALFGGVALITAGQGAISLMELSSIRQHVGEVAKNWLPSVVTVNEMNAAASQMRLRQYRIVTTSTDPEKLAANRALYDTAASAMADARRRYEPLISSSEERALYEQFSRLWASYEQASRHLIGLMEQGRRPDAMAELVGPDLLKLYSESGEVLTRAVALNREGSQRDADVAVSGADAASQIAIVSMVLAMLAAIGAMVFGFQRISRPITRITGMMGALAAGDTDAPVPYRERRDEIGAMAGAVQVFKDNLIRTRALEEESALARASAEEQRKAGMRSMADGFETAISGIIGTVTAAATELQATAQSMSGTATETASQSVTVASAAEEAAANVQTVAAAAEELGTSVQEIGRQVANSSELAQAAVGEAGDTGALVQDLSSAAAKIGDVVAMISTIAAQTNLLALNATIEAARAGEAGRGFAVVAAEVKQLADQTARATSEIAQQIGTIQGVTGQAVAAIGGIAGRIREINGVAAAIAAAVEQQGAATQEIVRNVAQAATGTGEVTTNISGVAVAAEETGAAASQVLGAASELSRQSEHLSAEVGRFLATVRAA; encoded by the coding sequence ATGCGCCTGACGCTCAAGGTCACACTCGTCGCCCTTTTCGGTGGCGTCGCCCTCATCACCGCAGGCCAGGGCGCCATCTCGCTGATGGAACTCTCGTCCATTCGCCAGCACGTGGGCGAGGTCGCGAAGAACTGGCTTCCTTCCGTCGTGACGGTCAACGAGATGAACGCCGCCGCGAGCCAGATGCGCCTGCGGCAATATCGCATTGTCACCACCTCCACCGACCCGGAGAAACTGGCCGCGAACCGGGCCCTCTACGACACGGCGGCGAGCGCGATGGCGGATGCGCGCAGGCGCTACGAGCCCCTGATCTCGTCGTCCGAGGAGCGGGCGCTCTACGAGCAATTCTCCCGGCTGTGGGCCAGTTACGAACAGGCGAGCCGGCACCTGATCGGTCTGATGGAGCAGGGGCGGCGGCCGGACGCCATGGCGGAACTCGTCGGACCCGACCTGCTCAAGCTGTACTCCGAGTCCGGCGAGGTTCTGACCCGCGCGGTCGCGCTCAACCGGGAGGGCTCCCAGCGCGATGCGGACGTCGCCGTGAGCGGCGCCGATGCCGCCTCTCAGATCGCCATCGTCTCGATGGTGCTCGCGATGCTGGCGGCCATCGGGGCGATGGTCTTCGGCTTCCAGCGGATCTCGCGCCCGATCACCCGCATCACCGGCATGATGGGAGCGCTCGCGGCCGGCGACACCGATGCGCCGGTGCCCTATCGCGAGCGCCGGGACGAGATCGGCGCGATGGCCGGCGCGGTTCAGGTGTTCAAGGACAACCTGATCCGCACCCGGGCCCTGGAGGAGGAGAGCGCGCTCGCCCGCGCTTCGGCCGAGGAGCAGCGCAAGGCCGGCATGCGCAGCATGGCCGACGGTTTCGAGACGGCGATCAGCGGAATCATCGGCACGGTGACCGCGGCGGCGACCGAGCTGCAGGCCACGGCCCAGAGCATGTCGGGGACCGCCACCGAGACGGCGTCCCAGTCCGTCACCGTCGCCTCCGCGGCCGAGGAGGCCGCCGCCAACGTGCAGACCGTCGCCGCCGCGGCCGAGGAACTCGGCACCTCCGTGCAGGAGATCGGCCGTCAGGTGGCGAATTCGTCCGAACTGGCCCAGGCCGCGGTCGGGGAGGCCGGCGACACCGGGGCGCTGGTGCAGGACCTGTCGAGCGCGGCGGCCAAGATCGGCGACGTGGTGGCGATGATCTCGACGATCGCCGCCCAGACCAACCTGCTGGCGCTCAACGCCACGATCGAGGCGGCCCGCGCCGGCGAGGCGGGGCGCGGCTTCGCGGTGGTCGCGGCCGAGGTCAAGCAACTCGCCGACCAGACCGCGCGGGCCACCAGCGAGATCGCGCAGCAGATCGGCACGATCCAGGGGGTGACGGGCCAAGCGGTCGCGGCCATCGGCGGCATCGCCGGCCGCATCCGCGAGATCAACGGCGTCGCGGCCGCCATCGCCGCCGCGGTGGAGCAGCAGGGGGCCGCGACCCAGGAGATCGTGCGCAACGTCGCCCAGGCGGCGACCGGCACGGGCGAGGTGACGACGAACATCTCGGGCGTGGCCGTCGCCGCCGAGGAGACGGGCGCGGCGGCGAGCCAGGTGCTGGGGGCGGCCTCCGAACTGTCGCGCCAGTCCGAACATCTCTCGGCCGAGGTGGGCCGGTTCCTGGCCACCGTGCGCGCCGCCTGA
- a CDS encoding alpha/beta hydrolase has protein sequence MAEGDALFPGFEPLWIEGPSGRWFGRAGGPAEAPPLLLLHGFPQTHAMWHRLAPTLARTHRVIALDLKGYGWSAAPDSQGGNAYAKRRLGAEIVAVMERIGHARFALAGHDRGARVGYRLALDEPGRIERLALLDIVPTDVQWDRIAAKPGANPHWPFLARPAPEPEEAIRRDPDGYFEGLLRAWSAAHDLSAFDPRALTLYRQAWTVPERIHAMCEDYRAGGPDGPDRAADRDDRAAGRTLGMPVLVLASEAYLDKDKPEPALAVWRRTLAPKAEGGRIASGHFMAEEAPEATLRALRSFLAG, from the coding sequence ATGGCGGAAGGCGACGCGCTGTTTCCGGGCTTCGAGCCGCTGTGGATCGAGGGGCCGTCGGGCCGCTGGTTCGGCCGGGCCGGGGGGCCGGCGGAGGCACCGCCGCTCCTCCTGCTGCACGGCTTTCCCCAGACCCACGCGATGTGGCACCGGCTGGCGCCGACCCTCGCCCGGACGCACCGGGTGATCGCCCTCGACCTGAAGGGTTACGGCTGGTCGGCGGCGCCGGACTCACAGGGCGGGAACGCCTACGCCAAGCGGCGTCTCGGGGCCGAAATCGTCGCGGTGATGGAGCGGATCGGCCACGCCCGCTTCGCGCTCGCCGGCCACGACCGCGGCGCGCGGGTCGGCTACCGGCTGGCGCTGGACGAGCCCGGTCGGATCGAGCGCCTCGCGCTCCTCGACATCGTGCCGACCGACGTGCAGTGGGACCGCATCGCGGCCAAGCCCGGCGCGAACCCGCACTGGCCGTTCCTGGCACGGCCCGCCCCGGAGCCGGAGGAGGCGATCCGCCGCGACCCGGACGGCTATTTCGAGGGGCTGCTGCGCGCGTGGAGCGCCGCGCACGACCTCTCGGCTTTCGACCCGCGCGCCCTGACCCTCTACCGTCAGGCCTGGACCGTGCCCGAGCGCATCCACGCGATGTGCGAGGATTACCGGGCGGGCGGCCCCGACGGGCCGGATCGCGCCGCCGACCGCGACGACCGCGCCGCCGGCCGGACGCTCGGCATGCCGGTGCTCGTGCTCGCGAGCGAGGCCTATCTCGACAAGGACAAGCCGGAGCCCGCCCTCGCGGTCTGGCGTCGGACCCTTGCGCCGAAGGCGGAGGGCGGGCGGATCGCCTCCGGCCATTTCATGGCCGAGGAGGCGCCCGAGGCGACGCTGCGGGCTTTGCGGAGCTTCCTGGCGGGGTGA
- a CDS encoding EAL domain-containing protein, producing the protein MPLNDLEEFARIAFDWLWETDAGDRFRYISAGAERVLGRPPESMIGIERAAFACGEDPKGLDAYREALAARRPFRELTYVYRHPDGGSRWFEISGRPHLSPEGTFLGYRGVGSDVSEQHRTRLALVEAHAQLSEQNRRFDAALENMSQGLCLFDAEQRLMVWNRRYREIFGLPEEALRIGMSQRAIIETLVALKRYKAGATVDSVSEGTRTSLLSEGLKPVLRELADGRVVAVTHRPMAGGGWVATFEDVTERRRNEARIVHMARHDGLTDLPNRTCLRELGSELIEAMRTGEGGRLAVLCLDLDRFKPVNDSFGHAVGDALLRAVAERLRAHVRGRDVVARLGGDEFAVLSRIEDAAGAATLAERLIGVVDAPYLLDGITVEVGMSVGIALVDAEASAVGRDIERLLKEADLALYEAKAGGRGSFRLFEPQMDESVRERLDLERELREALAQDRFELHYQPLVDLADDRITGMEALVRWRHPERGLVSPAVFIPLAEETGLIVPLGEWVLRQACRDAAGWPGGISVAVNVSPIQLRHRGFAQSVLAALAGSGLKATRLELEITESVLLDDTEANLETLHTLRRLGVRISMDDFGTGYSSISYLRRFPFDKIKIDRSFVRDCAAQSEAGAIIRAIVSLGASLGITTLVEGVETEPQLATVRAEGAQEVQGYLFSPPRPAHEIAALLGGGMHFDKAETRTMAA; encoded by the coding sequence ATGCCCCTGAACGACCTCGAAGAATTTGCACGGATCGCCTTCGACTGGCTCTGGGAGACGGATGCCGGGGATCGCTTCCGCTACATCTCCGCGGGAGCCGAGCGGGTCCTGGGCCGCCCGCCCGAGAGCATGATCGGCATCGAGCGCGCCGCCTTCGCCTGCGGCGAGGACCCGAAGGGTCTCGACGCCTACCGGGAGGCGCTCGCCGCCCGCCGCCCCTTTCGCGAACTGACCTACGTCTACCGCCATCCCGACGGTGGATCGCGCTGGTTCGAGATCAGCGGACGGCCTCACCTCTCGCCCGAGGGCACCTTCCTCGGATACCGCGGCGTCGGCAGCGACGTCAGCGAGCAGCACCGCACCCGGCTCGCCCTGGTCGAAGCCCATGCTCAGCTCAGCGAGCAGAACCGCCGCTTCGATGCGGCCCTGGAGAACATGAGCCAGGGCCTGTGCCTGTTCGACGCGGAGCAGCGCCTGATGGTGTGGAACCGGCGCTACCGGGAGATCTTCGGCCTGCCCGAGGAGGCGCTCCGCATCGGCATGAGCCAGCGGGCGATCATCGAGACGCTGGTGGCGCTCAAGCGCTACAAGGCGGGCGCGACGGTCGATTCGGTGAGCGAGGGCACCCGCACCTCGCTTCTCTCGGAAGGGCTGAAGCCGGTGCTGCGCGAACTCGCCGACGGGCGGGTCGTCGCCGTCACCCACCGGCCCATGGCCGGGGGCGGCTGGGTGGCGACCTTCGAGGACGTGACCGAGCGGCGGCGCAACGAGGCCCGCATCGTCCACATGGCCCGCCACGACGGGTTGACCGATCTGCCCAACCGCACCTGCCTGCGCGAACTCGGGAGCGAACTGATCGAGGCGATGCGGACGGGCGAGGGCGGGCGGCTGGCCGTGCTCTGCCTCGACCTCGACCGCTTCAAGCCGGTCAACGACAGCTTCGGCCACGCGGTCGGCGATGCCCTGCTGCGGGCGGTGGCCGAGCGGCTGCGGGCGCATGTGCGCGGGCGCGACGTGGTGGCCCGGCTCGGCGGCGACGAGTTCGCGGTCCTCTCCCGCATCGAGGACGCGGCCGGGGCGGCCACCCTCGCCGAGCGCCTGATCGGCGTGGTCGATGCCCCCTACCTCCTCGACGGGATCACCGTCGAGGTCGGCATGAGCGTCGGCATCGCGCTGGTCGACGCCGAGGCGTCCGCCGTCGGGCGCGACATCGAGCGCCTGCTGAAGGAGGCCGATCTCGCCCTCTACGAGGCGAAGGCCGGGGGGCGCGGCAGCTTCCGCCTGTTCGAGCCGCAGATGGACGAGTCCGTGCGCGAGCGGCTCGACCTCGAACGCGAGCTGCGCGAGGCGCTGGCGCAAGACCGCTTCGAGCTGCACTACCAGCCGCTGGTGGATCTGGCCGACGACCGCATCACCGGCATGGAGGCGCTGGTGCGCTGGCGCCATCCCGAGCGCGGATTGGTGAGCCCGGCGGTGTTCATTCCGCTGGCCGAGGAGACCGGCCTGATCGTGCCGCTCGGCGAGTGGGTGCTGCGGCAGGCCTGCCGCGATGCCGCCGGCTGGCCGGGCGGGATCAGCGTCGCCGTCAACGTCTCGCCGATCCAACTGCGCCATCGCGGCTTCGCCCAGAGCGTGCTCGCGGCGCTGGCCGGCAGCGGCCTCAAGGCGACGCGGCTCGAACTGGAGATCACCGAGAGCGTGCTCCTCGACGACACGGAGGCCAATCTCGAGACGCTCCACACCCTGCGCAGGCTCGGCGTGCGGATCTCGATGGACGATTTCGGCACGGGCTACTCCTCGATCAGCTACCTGCGCCGCTTCCCCTTCGACAAGATCAAGATCGACCGCTCCTTCGTGCGCGACTGCGCCGCGCAGTCCGAGGCCGGCGCGATCATCCGCGCCATCGTCAGCCTGGGTGCCAGCCTCGGCATCACCACGCTGGTCGAGGGGGTCGAGACCGAGCCGCAGCTCGCCACCGTCCGGGCGGAGGGCGCGCAGGAGGTCCAGGGCTACCTGTTCAGCCCGCCCCGGCCCGCCCACGAGATCGCCGCCCTGCTGGGGGGCGGAATGCATTTCGACAAGGCGGAGACCCGGACGATGGCCGCCTGA
- a CDS encoding DUF1328 domain-containing protein has protein sequence MIGWAITFLVVALVAALLGFGGIAGTAMEAAKIVFFVAIALFLISAVLGAVRGRSPRL, from the coding sequence ATGATCGGTTGGGCCATCACCTTTCTCGTCGTCGCCCTGGTCGCCGCGCTGCTCGGCTTCGGGGGCATCGCCGGCACCGCCATGGAGGCGGCCAAGATCGTGTTCTTCGTCGCGATCGCGCTGTTCCTGATCTCGGCGGTGCTGGGCGCGGTGCGCGGGCGTTCCCCGCGGCTGTGA